Within the Acidimicrobiales bacterium genome, the region GTCCGAGATCGGAACGGCGCGGCGACCTTCAGCTTTCGGAAGATCGCTCACCTGTTGGGCGGCCCCGGTCTCGATCGCCGGATCGTCATTGGCCGAGCAGCCGCTGACGACAGCGACAGCGATGACTGCGGCCAGACTCGCGCACACGAACCGACGATCCGCCTGTCTGACCCCAGCCCGCCTCATATGTCGCCATCCTGAACGCGCCGGTGGAAAAGTCAAACCTCCGTTGGTCTGTTCGTAGCCTCGCCTTTAGGTCAGCCGACTGCCTTGACGGCTCGGCTGAGAGTGGATGAGGCGGTGGGTGCCGACGAGGGCGAGAGGGGGCCAGGCGGCCTTCGATCGTGGGGTCGGCGGCGGCGACGTTGGCGGCGATGGAGACGGCGATACCGAGGGCGAGCCACCAGCGGCCTTCTGGGCCGCCGAGGCGGAGGGCGATGAAGACGACGCCGTCGACGGTGATCGGGAACATGCGGGCGATCCAGATGCTCTCGCCGGCCGTCGTCGCCACCTCCAGCATGTGGCCGTAGGACGCAGCTAGCGCGACCAGGGCGACGACGAGCATCGCCAGCGTGTCGAGCTTCGACCGGCCTGTCGTCATCCGATCGGTCGGGTCGGGCGTTCCGGCCGGGACGTGGCCGACTCCCGTTCCGGGCGGAACGGAGACGACGTTCCGGGGCGTTGGCGCGGTGGTCGTGCCGGGCGCTGGTCCTTCGTCTGTCCTTCGGGCGAGGGAGATCTGCTTCCGGCCCCAGCGGTCGGTCCGGCCGAAGCGGCGGCCGACGTCGGCGCCGCACAAGGACTCGCCGGCGGAGTCGGCCTGGCGCACCAGGTCCTGGGCGGCTGCCCGCGCCTCGGCGTCGGTCAGGTCGTGGCCGTTCGTCCGGGCCAGGTCAGTCACGGTCATGGCCGACCCCCTTTGCGAGCGGGGGGCGGGCTCGGCCCGTGCACCGGCCGTCGTCACTGTGCAGGAGGTGGAGGAGGTGCTGCCGCAGCTCGACGAAGTCACGACCGCCGAACGGGCCGTAGCCATGGGACTCGACGACCTTGGCC harbors:
- a CDS encoding DUF2637 domain-containing protein, which encodes MTVTDLARTNGHDLTDAEARAAAQDLVRQADSAGESLCGADVGRRFGRTDRWGRKQISLARRTDEGPAPGTTTAPTPRNVVSVPPGTGVGHVPAGTPDPTDRMTTGRSKLDTLAMLVVALVALAASYGHMLEVATTAGESIWIARMFPITVDGVVFIALRLGGPEGRWWLALGIAVSIAANVAAADPTIEGRLAPSRPRRHPPPHPLSAEPSRQSADLKARLRTDQRRFDFSTGAFRMATYEAGWGQTGGSSVRVRESGRSHRCRCRQRLLGQ